One segment of Fimbriiglobus ruber DNA contains the following:
- a CDS encoding class I SAM-dependent methyltransferase, with amino-acid sequence MTLTADRLTSEQAFHDRQAAERAATFRDRADLRFGDDDYLGHESWVRPAFAALGDVRGKAVLDYGCGHGMAAVVLARRGAAVTAFDLSPGYVREAEARAAANSVAGTFVVADGERLPFPDASFDAVWGNAVLHHLDLAVAGAELARVLKPGGVAVFCEPWGGNPVLEFARRHLPYPSKDRTPDEQPLRPRDLAPLRRVFPGLRVDGHQFFAMIGRVWKHRRVAAALGAADARLLRWAPGVGNWCRYVVITLPKG; translated from the coding sequence ATGACGCTCACCGCCGACCGGCTGACCAGCGAGCAAGCGTTCCACGACCGCCAGGCGGCGGAGCGGGCGGCCACGTTCCGCGACCGGGCCGACCTCCGGTTCGGGGACGACGACTACCTCGGCCACGAGTCGTGGGTCCGCCCGGCGTTCGCGGCCCTCGGCGACGTGCGCGGCAAAGCAGTTCTGGATTACGGCTGCGGGCACGGGATGGCGGCCGTCGTCCTCGCCCGGCGGGGCGCGGCCGTCACCGCGTTCGACCTGTCGCCCGGGTACGTCCGCGAGGCCGAGGCGCGGGCGGCCGCCAACAGCGTCGCGGGCACGTTCGTCGTCGCCGACGGCGAGCGCCTGCCGTTCCCGGACGCCTCGTTCGACGCCGTCTGGGGCAACGCGGTTCTGCACCACCTCGATCTCGCGGTCGCCGGGGCGGAACTGGCGCGGGTCCTCAAGCCGGGCGGGGTCGCGGTCTTCTGCGAACCGTGGGGCGGCAACCCGGTTCTGGAGTTCGCCCGCCGTCACCTCCCCTACCCAAGCAAGGACCGCACGCCCGACGAACAACCCCTCCGCCCGCGCGACCTCGCCCCGCTCCGCCGCGTCTTCCCCGGGCTGCGGGTCGACGGGCACCAGTTCTTCGCGATGATCGGCCGCGTGTGGAAGCACCGGCGGGTCGCCGCCGCGCTGGGCGCAGCCGACGCCCGGTTGCTGCGGTGGGCGCCCGGGGTCGGAAATTGGTGTCGATATGTGGTAATCACATTGCCAAAAGGGTAG
- a CDS encoding ComEA family DNA-binding protein → MSPPQPPPLPPAPAPAPLPQPPALGPAPPLAPRVALAVCAVALIGLLAVRGYGNRLGARPTEFHPAAVARQVDLNSADKTELLQIPGVGPVLADAILTHRRGAGRFSKVDELGAVRGIGGKTLDKLRPWVTVADAPAVESDEPAERPVEVERLERKPVPKPQPVATPPAAPAPTSSSSGKLQPGDPPLDLNAVDPSEFQRLPGIGPAMAQRIAAARAERPFAAVNDLRRVRGIGPKTLEALRPYVTVAAK, encoded by the coding sequence ATGTCGCCCCCACAACCGCCGCCTCTGCCACCGGCCCCCGCGCCGGCTCCGCTGCCGCAGCCGCCGGCACTCGGCCCCGCGCCGCCGCTGGCGCCCCGGGTGGCGCTCGCCGTCTGCGCGGTCGCGCTGATCGGGTTGCTGGCCGTCCGCGGGTACGGGAATCGCCTCGGCGCCCGGCCCACCGAGTTCCACCCGGCCGCCGTCGCCCGCCAGGTCGATCTCAATTCCGCCGACAAGACCGAACTCCTCCAGATCCCGGGCGTCGGCCCCGTGCTGGCCGATGCGATCCTGACCCACCGCCGCGGCGCGGGCCGTTTCTCCAAAGTGGACGAACTCGGCGCGGTGAGGGGGATCGGCGGCAAAACACTGGACAAGCTGCGACCGTGGGTAACCGTCGCCGACGCTCCGGCGGTCGAATCAGACGAACCGGCCGAACGGCCCGTCGAGGTTGAGCGCCTGGAACGCAAGCCGGTGCCCAAGCCGCAACCCGTCGCGACCCCGCCGGCCGCACCAGCACCCACATCCTCCTCAAGTGGCAAGCTCCAGCCCGGCGACCCGCCGCTCGACCTGAACGCGGTCGACCCGTCCGAGTTTCAGCGGCTCCCCGGGATCGGCCCCGCGATGGCCCAGCGGATCGCGGCGGCGCGGGCCGAGCGGCCGTTCGCGGCCGTCAACGACCTCCGCCGCGTCCGCGGGATCGGGCCGAAGACGCTGGAAGCCTTGCGGCCGTACGTGACGGTCGCCGCGAAATAA
- the miaB gene encoding tRNA (N6-isopentenyl adenosine(37)-C2)-methylthiotransferase MiaB — protein sequence MPEKTVYIETVGCQMNVLDSELVIGALKRKGYVLTDAAADADVLLFNTCSVREHAEEKVYSALGRIAPHKKRNPGTVVGVIGCMAQKDQEKIRARAPYVDMVVGTGQLGQIPALIDAVKETRQPQYALSLGRSDGGRHEVEASFESYDPVRDAAMRPTPFQAFVRIQIGCDKFCTYCVVPSTRGPEQSRHPDHLVAEVRQLVDQGCKEVTLLGQTVNSYEYALGDGRRSRLSDLLARMHDTPGLERIKFVTNYPKDMTDDLLDAVHELPKVCKYLHVPVQSGCDEVLSRMKRNYTASFYMEMLARCREMVPGVAVSSDFIVGFCGETEESFQKSMDLVAKAKFKNSFIFKYSERPGTKAMDRFPDDISEDVKKRRNNDLLMVQNANSLVDHRAWIGRTVEVLVEGPSRHGHREAGPVKQLIGRTMTDHITVFDGHDRLVGQTVTLDVTDASAFTLYGTVRTGEQVGVTCAAEPAPREEGAKRIGLALV from the coding sequence ATGCCCGAGAAGACCGTTTACATCGAAACCGTCGGCTGCCAGATGAACGTGCTGGACAGCGAGCTGGTGATCGGCGCGCTCAAGCGGAAGGGGTACGTCCTCACCGACGCGGCCGCGGACGCGGACGTGCTGCTATTCAATACCTGCTCCGTCCGCGAACACGCTGAGGAGAAGGTGTACTCGGCCCTCGGCCGCATCGCCCCGCACAAGAAGCGGAACCCCGGCACCGTCGTCGGCGTGATCGGCTGCATGGCCCAGAAGGACCAGGAGAAGATTCGCGCCCGTGCGCCTTACGTGGACATGGTCGTGGGTACCGGGCAGCTCGGGCAGATCCCGGCCCTTATCGATGCGGTCAAGGAAACCCGGCAGCCGCAGTACGCCCTCAGCCTCGGCCGGTCGGACGGCGGGCGGCACGAGGTCGAGGCCAGCTTCGAGAGCTACGACCCGGTCCGCGACGCGGCCATGCGGCCGACCCCGTTCCAGGCGTTCGTCCGCATTCAGATCGGCTGCGACAAGTTCTGCACGTACTGCGTCGTCCCGAGTACCCGCGGGCCCGAGCAATCGCGACACCCGGACCACCTCGTGGCCGAAGTCCGGCAACTCGTCGACCAGGGGTGCAAGGAAGTCACGCTGCTCGGCCAGACGGTGAACAGCTACGAGTACGCACTCGGCGACGGCCGCCGGTCCCGCCTGTCCGACCTGCTCGCCCGCATGCACGACACGCCGGGCCTGGAGCGGATCAAGTTCGTGACCAACTACCCCAAGGACATGACCGACGACCTGCTCGACGCCGTCCACGAGTTGCCCAAGGTCTGCAAATATCTCCACGTCCCCGTCCAGTCCGGGTGCGACGAGGTGTTGTCGCGGATGAAGCGCAACTACACGGCGTCGTTTTACATGGAGATGCTGGCCCGATGCCGCGAGATGGTGCCGGGGGTGGCCGTCAGTTCGGACTTCATCGTCGGGTTCTGCGGCGAGACTGAGGAAAGCTTCCAGAAGTCGATGGATCTGGTCGCGAAGGCCAAGTTCAAGAACTCGTTCATCTTCAAGTACAGCGAGCGGCCGGGGACAAAGGCGATGGACCGCTTCCCGGACGACATCTCCGAAGACGTGAAGAAGCGGCGGAACAACGACCTGCTCATGGTCCAGAACGCCAACAGCCTGGTCGACCACCGGGCGTGGATCGGGCGGACGGTCGAGGTGCTGGTCGAAGGCCCGAGTCGGCACGGCCACCGGGAGGCCGGCCCGGTCAAGCAGCTCATCGGCCGGACCATGACGGACCACATCACCGTGTTCGACGGCCACGACCGCCTCGTCGGCCAGACGGTCACGCTCGACGTGACCGACGCCAGCGCGTTCACCCTGTACGGGACGGTGCGAACGGGCGAGCAGGTCGGCGTGACCTGCGCCGCGGAGCCGGCCCCGCGTGAGGAAGGGGCGAAGCGGATCGGGCTGGCGCTGGTGTAA